AGCGTCACCGGCGTAGATTTAGATACATTGGTGCCAAACCCATATGTCGCCGGGAAAAGCGTTTTCGGAGGCTATTGCGGCCCGGCAGTCAAACCGATTGCGCTGAAAATGCTGACTACCGTCGCACAGGATCCATTGGCGTCACAGGTTCCCATTTCCGGAATCGGAGGTGTCAGTACCTGGCGTGATGCGGTCGAATTCATGCTCCTGGGCGCGACTTCCGTACAGGTCTGCACCGCCGCTATGAACCACGGTTTCCGTATCGTAGAAGACATGTGCGAAGGCTTAAGCAACTGGATGGACGAAAAAGGATTCCAGAAAACCACCGATTTCATTGGCAAATCTGTAGAGAAAATCACCCATTGGGAAGACCTCGACATCAATTACCACCACATCGCCAAAATCGATCAGGACAAATGCATCCATTGCGGCTTATGTTACATTGCCTGCGAAGACACTTCTCACCAGTCTATAAATGTTGACAGAGGCAATCCATACAACCATTATACCGTAAAAGAGGAAGAATGTGTGGGCTGCAACCTCTGCAAATTGGTTTGTCCTGTCGACAACTGCATCACGATGGAAGTGCATCGCGTCGCCCCGGAATACGTAAACTGGAAAGACTGGCAGCGTCTGGGCTTGCCTTTGAATGATCATTAATTTTTTATGGGCGTTGCCTTCGGCCCGGGCTTTCGCACTCGCTTTTTTTGCTGCGTAAACTCCGCAAAAAAGAGCTCAGACAATGGCTCAATCCCTAACGCGGCATCTCCTAACATGAACGAATCAGCATGAAAATAAACGCATCCCGCCTGCAACAACATTTCGAAGCCATGAGTCTCATTGGCAAAATCGGCGACACCGGAACCTGCCGTCCCGCACACACTGCATTGGAAAAACAGGGATTTGAACTTGCTTCCTCATGGATGCATGAAGCCGGAATGACAACACACATCGATAATTTCGGAAACCTCATTGGAAGACTTGAAGGTAAAAATCCGGAACTGCCTGTTTTGATGATGGGCTCGCATCTCGACTCGCAGCCTTACGGCGGGCGTTTTGATGGCGTGGCCGGCGTGTTGTGCGCCATTGAAGCCGTCACGATTTTACACGAAAATGGCATTGTTCCCGAACGTCCTGTAGAAGTCATATCCTTCGCCGATGAAGAAGGCTGGCGCTTTAATAAAGGGCTTTTCGGGTCGCGTGGTATTTTAGGAAAACTCGAAGCAGGGGAATTGCAACGCACAGACAAAGACGGGATCAGCCGCGAACAGGCATTAAAGGATTTCGGTTGCGATATTAACAAATTTAATGAATCGGAATACAAACCGGGAAGTATTTTCTGTTTCCTCGAGCTGCACATCGAACAAGGTCCGGTACTCGACCTGGCACACAAACCCATTGGTGTCGTATCCGGAATTTCCGGGCCATTATGGTGGACAGTGAAATTGAAAGGCATGGCCGGGCATACCGGTTCAGTCCCAATGCCGATACGCCAGGATGCTTTGCTTGGCGCTGCTGAAATTATCGTCGCAGTAAATGACATTGCAACGCAGGTTCCCGGAGCACCGACTGTCGGCACTGTAGGGACAATCCAGGTTTTCCCCGCATCACGGAATATCATTCCCGAGCAAGTGACTTTTACGGTAGATTTGCGCGACATCGACCTGGAACGCAGGAACCGTTACGAACAACAATTGCGTGACCGCATCGAATCCATTACAAAAAAACACAACCTGACTTACGAAATTTCGGAAGACACCAACAGCGACCCGCGTTATTGCGCCGACTGGATCAAGGAAATAATCCACAAACACTGTGAAAACCTAGACCTCGACGCGCCCGAATTGATGAGTGGGCCGTTCCACGATGCATTGGCAATGTCGTATGCCTGTGATTACGGCATGATTTTCGTACGCTGCAAAGACGGCATCAGCCATAATCCTCTGGAATATGCGTCGTATGGGGACCTCGCTTTAGGAACGGAAGTTTTACTGGGAACGGTGACCGAAATTTTAAATAAAGGCATTTAATCGGAAGTTTTTCAGACCTTTGGTTACAAGACTTGCATCAGATGAAAAATATAAAATCCAAGCTTCCGTACGTAACCCATCATATTTTTTCCGAGATGTCAGCATTGGCAACA
This genomic stretch from Flavobacterium pallidum harbors:
- the preA gene encoding NAD-dependent dihydropyrimidine dehydrogenase subunit PreA, coding for MADISTDFLGIKSPNPFWLASAPPTDKKINVVRAFEAGWGGVVWKTLGSQVKNVSSRYSSVNYAGKRMMGFNNIELISDRPLEINLREITEVVKLFPDRAMIVSLMADNDRHSWHELIMKCEDAGAMGFELNFGCPHGMTERGMGAAVGQDPEIAKMVVEWVMEKATIPVITKLTPNVHSVVPTARAAVEGGTNALSLINTIQSVTGVDLDTLVPNPYVAGKSVFGGYCGPAVKPIALKMLTTVAQDPLASQVPISGIGGVSTWRDAVEFMLLGATSVQVCTAAMNHGFRIVEDMCEGLSNWMDEKGFQKTTDFIGKSVEKITHWEDLDINYHHIAKIDQDKCIHCGLCYIACEDTSHQSINVDRGNPYNHYTVKEEECVGCNLCKLVCPVDNCITMEVHRVAPEYVNWKDWQRLGLPLNDH
- a CDS encoding M20 family metallo-hydrolase — translated: MKINASRLQQHFEAMSLIGKIGDTGTCRPAHTALEKQGFELASSWMHEAGMTTHIDNFGNLIGRLEGKNPELPVLMMGSHLDSQPYGGRFDGVAGVLCAIEAVTILHENGIVPERPVEVISFADEEGWRFNKGLFGSRGILGKLEAGELQRTDKDGISREQALKDFGCDINKFNESEYKPGSIFCFLELHIEQGPVLDLAHKPIGVVSGISGPLWWTVKLKGMAGHTGSVPMPIRQDALLGAAEIIVAVNDIATQVPGAPTVGTVGTIQVFPASRNIIPEQVTFTVDLRDIDLERRNRYEQQLRDRIESITKKHNLTYEISEDTNSDPRYCADWIKEIIHKHCENLDLDAPELMSGPFHDALAMSYACDYGMIFVRCKDGISHNPLEYASYGDLALGTEVLLGTVTEILNKGI